The following proteins are co-located in the Triticum aestivum cultivar Chinese Spring chromosome 1A, IWGSC CS RefSeq v2.1, whole genome shotgun sequence genome:
- the LOC123067382 gene encoding dynamin-related protein 5A yields the protein MENLISLVNKLQRACTALGDHGEESALPTLWDSLPSIAVVGGQSSGKSSVLESVVGKDFLPRGSGIVTRRPLVLQLHRIDGDREYAEFMHVPRKRFTDFAMVRKEIADETDRQTGHGKGISSVPIHLSIFSPNVVNLTLIDLPGLTKVAVEGQPESIVQEIENMVRAFIEKPNCIILAVSPANQDLATSDAIKISREVDPKGERTFGVLTKIDLMDKGTDAVDILEGRAYRLQFPWIGVVNRSQQDINKSVDMIAARRRERDYFANTPEYKHLAHRMGSEHLAKSLSKHLESVIKSRIPGLQSLITKTVAELETELTRLGKPIANDAGGKLYTIMEICRMFDGIYKEHLDGVRPGGEKIYHVFDNQFPVAIKRLQFDKQLSMENVRKLITEADGYQPHLIAPEQGYRRLIESCLVSIRGPAEAAVDTVHGILKELVHKAINETHELKQFPTLRVEVGNAAFESLERMRDESKKNTLKLVDMETSYLTVDFFRKLPQDVEKGGNPSHSIFDRYNDSYLRRIGTTVLAYVNMVSSTLRNSIPKSIVYCQVREAKRSLLDHFFTELGAREIRQLSKLLDEDPAVMERRTNLAKRLELYRSAQAEIDAVAWSK from the exons ATGGAGAACCTGATCTCGCTCGTCAACAAGCTGCAGCGCGCCTGCACGGCGCTCGGCGACCACGGCGAGGAGAGCGCCCTCCCCACCCTCTGGGACTCGCTGCCGTCCATCGCCGTCGTCGGCGGCCAG AGTTCGGGCAAATCTTCAGTGCTGGAGAGCGTTGTTGGGAAGGATTTCCTGCCCAGGGGTTCAG GCATTGTCACCCGTCGCCCGCTGGTTCTGCAACTCCATAGGATTGATGGAGACAGGGAGTATGCAGAGTTCATGCATGTCCCCAGGAAGAGATTCACCGATTTCG CCATGGTGAGGAAGGAGATAGCTGATGAAACTGACAGACAAACCGGCCATGGAAAGGGAATATCATCTGTCCCCATCCATCTAAGCATATTTTCTCCAAACG TTGTGAATTTGACTCTTATTGATCTTCCCGGGCTTACTAAAGTTGCTGTTG AGGGTCAGCCGGAGAGTATTGTTCAGGAAATTGAAAACATGGTTCGAGCATTCATTGAAAAG CCCAACTGCATCATTCTGGCTGTTTCTCCAGCCAATCAGGATCTTGCGACTTCTGATGCTATCAAGATTTCACGGGAAGTTGACCCAAAAG GTGAACGGACCTTTGGTGTGCTCACGAAAATTGATTTAATGGACAAGGGTACTGATGCTGTTGAT ATACTGGAAGGAAGAGCTTACCGGCTCCAATTTCCATGGATTGGTGTTGTCAATCGATCCCAGCAAGATATTAACAAGAGTGTGGACATGATTGCTGCTAGGCGTAGAGAGCGTGACTATTTTGCAAACACACCGGAATACAAGCATCTCGCTCATAGGATGGGATCAGAACATTTAGCAAAGAGTCTATCAAAG CATTTGGAGTCTGTTATTAAATCAAGAATCCCTGGTCTCCAGTCTCTTATAACGAAGACAGTTGCAGAGCTGGAAACTGAACTTACTCGTCTTGGAAAGCCCATTGCTAATGATGCTGGA GGAAAGCTGTACACGATTATGGAAATATGCCGCATGTTTGATGGCATCTACAAAGAGCATCTGGATGGAGT GCGCCCTGGTGGTGAGAAAATTTACCATGTCTTTGACAATCAATTTCCTGTGGCAATTAAACGGTTGCAGTTTGATAAGCAACTGTCAATGGAAAATGTGAGGAAGCTCATAACGGAAGCTGATGGATACCAGCCTCACTTGATAGCTCCAGAGCAAGGATATCGGCGCCTCATAGAATCTTGTCTTGTTAGTATCAGAGGTCCTGCTGAGGCAGCTGTTGACACG GTCCATGGAATCCTAAAGGAACTAGTCCACAAGGCTATAAATGAAACTCAT GAGCTCAAGCAGTTCCCCACTCTTCGTGTGGAAGTTGGCAATGCAGCTTTTGAGTCGTTGGAAAGAATGAGGGATGAAAGCAAGAAGAACACATTAAAGCTAGTTGATATGGAAACAAGCTACTTAACTGTAGATTTCttcaggaagcttcctcaggatgTTGAGAAGGGTGGAAATCCAAGCCACTCTATTTTCGATAGATATAATGATTCTTATCTAAGACGAATTG GGACAACTGTTCTGGCATATGTTAACATGGTATCTTCAACATTGAGAAACTCCATCCCAAAATCTATTGTGTACTGCCAAGTCCGTGAGGCAAAGCGCTCATTGCTCGACCACTTCTTTACTGAGCTGGGAGCAAGAGAG ATTAGGCAACTTTCGAAGCTCCTCGACGAGGACCCCGCGGTCATGGAGCGGAGGACAAACCTCGCCAAGAGGCTGGAGCTATACCGGAGCGCCCAAGCAGAGATCGACGCAGTTGCATGGTCAAAATAA